The DNA sequence CCTTTTGCCCGCAACATATTATTCATTGCATTAACATTATTACGCGTGGTAAAGAGtgcaatttaatattacatacatttatctgtccatatatttacataagtatttatgtatataaatatatttgaaataaatgtaagaaagataatgataaaattaaaatatcagtaATTAGTGTACAGAAAATGAGGGTTTCTTggcgcaataaaaatttttcatttcattttcaaataaaaacaaaaattattttagaatcgaaaaaaatttattggcacaataaatttttactcgtctcaaaaattattttcttaacttaaaatatttttttctcgccctaaaaattttctctcagctcaagataattttttctcgccccaagaatttttttactactcaaaaaaatttttttttgccttaaaaaaatttttgttttcaattcattaatgaaaaaatttatcagggcaattaaaaattttcttgggacgagtaaaaattttttgcacaaaaaaattctttttttttttttgtaaaattaatattttgattaattttaaaaaattctgagaTTTAACTTAAGTGTAAGAGAGtaattaataagatttaaaatagtatatatgtatataaatatatatatataaatatatatgaagaaaGAGAGAcaaagatattaatattaagacattttataaaagtgtaaGAATAAGAGTGAGAGTGAGAGGAAATGAAGATaagaaacataaataaattagtaagtGCAAGTGAGataaaaacaagtaaaaaagagagagagaaagagaaaaaagagAGAAGTGTTGTACGATATGAACAGTAGAGTTAAGCAGTGTCGATCCATTGCCGAGACCGACATTTAAATTCTCCCTCCATAACCCTCTCACTACCACTCTACTGGTTCTTGGTAAGACACGCGCGTCAACCAATAGAAACCCTTCACTGACGACACCGTCAGCCAATTGCAGCCCGGAGCCCTGACGTCAGTTCTATTTTTAGAGAACGTGAGTCACGAGATATAAGGCTGTAGTTTTACTTGGGTGTTCACAAGTTGCCGAGACACCGCACCGTTAACTTCGCGTTCGACGTTTTAAGTTTTATCCAAAGtttgttatttgttatttttatcatcggATTTATGACACGCGTgtgtttacaataaatatcacTATCGCAATCGCTGGTATTTTTCGTCTTTCAACACTCGATGATAAACTGGATTTTGCttcaataaacaaaataataataataatgataaataattattatttttgaaaaagtgaaGTGTTATATCGGAGCggtgaaatttttaagtgactcATTGTTATCACGAGTGTTATCAACAAACCTCGTGGATGATTATAAGCCAATAATAAGATTTCTCTAGATCATAGAATTTACTAGAGTGTAATTGTATGAAAAGTATATTGTTCGTAcagacatttatataaatattaaatataacactGAGGATTAATGTGgagttacataaatttttgattcctAGTTGACAACTTGCtcaggtaaatatttttttttttttttttttttttcaaattgttatGCAATAGACTAGAAAATAAGTATCTATAAAAAACCtgtagataatatttttataaaattatttaattatttttaaattaacgataactattttttttttataggcgAGGAATTAGCAGCCTACGTCTGAACGAGGCGAGGCCTTTCGCTGGTTTCGCaagagttaaattttaaaaaagctaaataataaaaagaattaaagcggaagtttctttaaaaaaaagttttactgtttaagttaaaaaaaaaaacgtttggttaaataataagtaaaagtttaaaattccgATGGTGCGAAGTCTTACGATGGAGCCGACGTTTTACGAGGAGCCGATTTACGGTAATGGAAATCGTGATAATCTGGGACAATTAAAACGTAATTTGACGTTAGATTTAAATGGACAAcgtcaacaacaacaaaataaaaggCCACGACTTGGGCCACTACCAACGGTACTTAATAATTGTACATCTGTATTAAGTTCACCGGATCTTCATATGTTGAAATTGGGATCCCcagaattagaaaaattaataatcgcCCAACAGGACGGTCTTGTTACGACGATGCCAACACCGACAAATCAAATTCTTTTTCCCCGAACGGTCACCGAAGCCCAGGAATTGTACGCACGTGGTTTTGTTGATGCACTTAATGAATTGCATCATTCAGACAGTTCCCAAGAACCCGGAAGTATTCACGGCGCGACTTACACGACATTGGAACCACCCAGTAGTGTCCAGAGCACGGAATCCCTGTCTCAGAGTTTGATAATGATTAAAGATGAGCCGCAAACGGTACCGAGTGTCAGCAGTTCGCCTCCAATGTCACCCATAGACATGGAGAgtcaggaaaaaataaaattggaaaGAAAACGGCAGCGCAATCGTGTCGCGGCTTCAAAATGTCGAAGACGTAAATTAGAAAGAATTTCAAGGCTTGAGGACAAGGTCAAGTTGCTCAAAGGTGAAAACACGGAATTGAGTACTGTCGTACACAAACTGAAGGAACACGTGTGTCGTCTTAAAGAACAGGTGATGGACCACGTGCACTCTGGGTGTCACATTGCCGGTATTCCTGTACAATATTAAGATTTAAATCAATAtctgtattatattattataattaaatcaagaaGAAATCAGCTTATTAACACACAGAATCTCATTGGCTTGAGGTTTTGGATGCTATCAAAGACATACGTTAGTGCTCTAACCaactgaatttatttaaattcaaatcaactGTAAATCAACATCATTTTTTACCgttaaattgtaattgatGAATTAGAACCTCAAGACATTCAGCGATCGCACTAATTAAGATCATCTTGAACTCAAGATTAACGTGGATTTTAGTCAGTTAAATATGTCTGAGTGAAAAGGAAGTGCCTTTAAGTGGTATGCTGAAtattacgaaaaataaaaaaatagtactaatctactttaaataataatatatagagattgtaataaaaaagaaaccaGTGAATTTATCTCTGTCCATGCTATCTTGCACGTACGCGATTGTGACGTTTTTTCTAGTAGGAGGAGCTGAAAAGATCGAGAGAGAAGGAATatatattgagaataaaaaatattagctTGAGAAAGAGGGAGGGGAAAAAATAATGTGCGATGATGGAAGTCGAGAGGGGACGGTGGCCATTTTGGAGAACATGATGTAGTAAAAAGACATCTGATCTACAGtatgaacatatattttttaaatatattttgtttatcatttatttatttattaaattaacaagttgattttattttatttaattgttt is a window from the Microplitis demolitor isolate Queensland-Clemson2020A chromosome 4, iyMicDemo2.1a, whole genome shotgun sequence genome containing:
- the LOC103568136 gene encoding transcription factor Jun produces the protein MVRSLTMEPTFYEEPIYGNGNRDNLGQLKRNLTLDLNGQRQQQQNKRPRLGPLPTVLNNCTSVLSSPDLHMLKLGSPELEKLIIAQQDGLVTTMPTPTNQILFPRTVTEAQELYARGFVDALNELHHSDSSQEPGSIHGATYTTLEPPSSVQSTESLSQSLIMIKDEPQTVPSVSSSPPMSPIDMESQEKIKLERKRQRNRVAASKCRRRKLERISRLEDKVKLLKGENTELSTVVHKLKEHVCRLKEQVMDHVHSGCHIAGIPVQY